Proteins encoded in a region of the Gemmatimonadaceae bacterium genome:
- a CDS encoding rhomboid family intramembrane serine protease translates to MPLAESPSLTSQRPSRFGVAVAWLLGLNIAVYFLQVTVVSPSDMFAALGFHSRDLGSIGRAWWTIGTYMFVHGGFWHLALSVYTLWLFGPRVEAVWTPGEFTRYYLFCGLGGWFLHLFMAGDTVLIGASAAVMGVMLAYATLWPHETVYLFGMVPMTVRWLMVLVVLMNLLGGIASMPDGGIAYLAHLGGLGAGWLYLRTSARVNLAGVRRHVEPVPDVPDEDLPHAVPKSHRQPREPDADDAVARSKAMTAQHHAARQRPPGATSPAETDAARLNRVLDKISATGLDSLTADERQLLDDASKQRRQD, encoded by the coding sequence ATGCCCCTCGCCGAGTCACCCAGCCTGACGTCGCAACGCCCCAGCCGATTTGGCGTGGCGGTGGCTTGGCTGCTCGGTCTCAACATCGCCGTGTACTTCCTGCAGGTCACGGTGGTGAGTCCCAGCGACATGTTCGCGGCCCTGGGCTTCCACTCGCGCGACCTGGGGTCGATTGGCCGGGCGTGGTGGACGATCGGCACGTACATGTTCGTGCACGGTGGTTTCTGGCATCTGGCGCTGAGCGTCTACACGCTCTGGCTATTTGGCCCACGCGTGGAGGCGGTGTGGACACCGGGCGAGTTTACCCGGTACTACCTGTTCTGCGGCCTCGGCGGCTGGTTCCTGCACCTGTTCATGGCCGGCGACACGGTGCTGATCGGCGCGTCGGCGGCGGTGATGGGGGTGATGCTTGCCTATGCCACACTATGGCCGCACGAGACCGTGTACCTGTTCGGCATGGTGCCGATGACGGTGCGCTGGCTGATGGTGCTGGTCGTGCTGATGAACCTGCTGGGCGGCATTGCGTCGATGCCGGACGGCGGGATCGCCTATCTGGCACACCTGGGCGGTCTCGGGGCCGGATGGCTGTACCTGCGCACTTCGGCGCGCGTGAATCTTGCCGGCGTGCGACGCCACGTGGAGCCCGTGCCGGACGTGCCGGACGAGGACCTCCCGCATGCGGTGCCCAAGTCGCATCGGCAGCCGCGCGAGCCGGATGCCGACGATGCCGTGGCGCGCAGCAAGGCGATGACCGCGCAGCACCATGCGGCGCGACAGCGTCCGCCTGGCGCGACGTCACCGGCCGAGACTGATGCCGCACGCCTGAATCGGGTGCTCGACAAGATTTCCGCCACGGGGCTCGACAGCCTGACGGCGGACGAACGCCAGCTGCTCGACGATGCGTCGAAGCAGCGCCGCCAGGACTGA
- the queF gene encoding preQ(1) synthase, whose amino-acid sequence MPRADLIETFANPYPGRDYEIRMTCDEFTSLCPLGGVETDAAELELLKGGAPDFGVIHITYTPGDTCLELKSLKLYLWSFRNDGIFYERAVNRILDDLSAACSPVAMTVVGDFNVRGGIKSVITARYGAAR is encoded by the coding sequence ATGCCGCGTGCCGACCTGATTGAGACCTTCGCGAACCCGTACCCCGGGCGCGATTACGAAATCCGCATGACCTGCGACGAGTTCACCTCACTCTGCCCACTGGGCGGGGTGGAGACGGACGCCGCGGAACTGGAGCTTCTAAAGGGTGGTGCGCCGGACTTCGGTGTCATTCACATCACCTATACGCCGGGCGATACGTGCCTTGAATTGAAGAGCCTGAAGCTCTACCTGTGGAGCTTCCGCAACGACGGCATCTTCTATGAGCGCGCGGTGAACCGGATTCTCGACGACCTGTCCGCAGCGTGCTCCCCCGTGGCGATGACCGTCGTCGGCGACTTCAACGTGCGTGGCGGGATCAAGTCGGTGATCACGGCGCGGTACGGGGCTGCGCGATAG
- a CDS encoding prephenate dehydratase gives MTVPLLRVAFQGELGAFSEEAIHQLWTSGAEPMPHRDFSDVVQAVQSGAADRGVLPIENTIVGGIPAAHDVISDALDLFVTGETVVPVHHCLLGPPGTRFEQVKMVLSHPVALAQCGEFFAKHARLEVHAVYDTGGAALDVANVADPEIAAVASRNAAHRYKLAILMPDIEDRPDNQTRFLVISRVREVVPEGTPVRTSVIITHEDRPGALLRVLEPLARHGIDIRRLESRPTGEPWSYCFFLDFDHTCGDPIVDVVLREMTASARVLRILGTFPRWNPGRRGSIGWHSGSMPSVR, from the coding sequence ATGACCGTGCCGTTGCTGCGCGTCGCCTTCCAGGGCGAGCTGGGGGCCTTCTCCGAGGAGGCCATCCATCAGCTGTGGACGAGCGGCGCGGAGCCCATGCCGCATCGCGACTTCAGCGATGTGGTGCAGGCGGTGCAATCGGGCGCCGCCGATCGCGGGGTGCTTCCCATCGAGAACACCATTGTCGGCGGCATTCCCGCCGCCCATGACGTCATCAGCGACGCGCTCGACTTGTTCGTGACGGGTGAGACGGTGGTCCCCGTGCATCATTGCCTGCTCGGGCCACCTGGCACCCGGTTCGAGCAGGTGAAGATGGTGCTCAGTCACCCGGTGGCGCTGGCACAATGCGGGGAATTCTTCGCCAAGCACGCGCGCCTCGAGGTGCACGCCGTCTACGACACCGGCGGTGCCGCACTCGATGTCGCGAATGTCGCCGACCCTGAGATTGCGGCCGTCGCCAGCCGCAATGCCGCGCATCGCTACAAGCTGGCGATCCTGATGCCAGACATCGAGGATCGCCCGGATAACCAGACGCGGTTCCTCGTGATCTCGCGCGTTCGCGAAGTCGTCCCCGAAGGGACGCCCGTCCGCACCTCGGTGATCATCACGCACGAGGATCGCCCCGGCGCGCTGCTGCGCGTGCTCGAACCGCTGGCACGGCACGGCATCGACATCCGTCGCCTGGAGTCACGCCCCACCGGCGAACCCTGGTCGTACTGCTTCTTCCTCGATTTCGACCACACCTGCGGTGATCCGATTGTCGATGTCGTGCTCAGGGAGATGACGGCGTCCGCGCGCGTGCTCCGCATCCTCGGCACCTTCCCCCGCTGGAACCCCGGCCGCCGCGGTTCCATCGGCTGGCACTCAGGCTCCATGCCGTCGGTGCGATAA